From a single Saimiri boliviensis isolate mSaiBol1 chromosome 7, mSaiBol1.pri, whole genome shotgun sequence genomic region:
- the PRKAG1 gene encoding 5'-AMP-activated protein kinase subunit gamma-1 isoform X2: protein MKSHRCYDLIPTSSKLVVFDTSLQVKKAFFALVTNGVRAAPLWDSKKQSFVGMLTITDFINILHRYYKSALVQIYELEEHKIETWREVYLQDSFKPLVCISPNASLFDAVSSLIRNKIHRLPVIDPESGNTLYILTHKRILKFLKLFITEFPKPEFMSKSLQELQIGTYANIAMVRTTTPVYVALGIFVQHRVSALPVVDEKGRVVDIYSKFDVINLAAEKTYNNLDVSVTKALQHRSHYFEGVLKCYLHETLETIINRLVEAEVHRLVVVDENDVVKGIVSLSDILQALVLTGGEKKP from the exons ATGAAATCTCATCGCTGCTATGACCTGATTCCCACAAGCTCCAAATTGGTTGTATTTGATACATCCCTGCAG GTGAAGAAAGCTTTCTTTGCTTTGGTGACTAACGGTGTACGAGCTGCCCCTTTATGGGATAGTAAGAAGCAAAGTTTTGTGG GTATGCTGACCATCACTGATTTCATCAATATTCTGCACCGCTACTATAAATCAGCCTTG GTACAGATCTATGAGCTAGAAGAACACAAGATAGAAACTTGGAGAG AGGTGTACCTCCAGGACTCCTTTAAACCGCTTGTctgcatttctcctaatgccag CTTGTTTGATGCCGTCTCTTCATTAATTCGGAACAAGATCCATAGGCTGCCAGTTATTGACCCAGAATCGGGCAATACTTTGTACATCCTCACCCACAAGCGCATTCTGAAGTTCCTCAAATTGTTC ATCACTGAATTTCCCAAGCCAGAGTTCATGTCCAAGTCTCTGCAAGAGCTACAGATTGGCACCTATGCCAATATTGCTATGGTTCGCACTACCACCCCCGTCTATGTGGCTCTGGGCATCTTTGTACAGCATCGAGTCTCAGCCCTGCCAGTGGTGGATGAGAAGG GGCGTGTGGTGGACATCTACTCCAAGTTTGATGTGATC AATCTGGCAGCAGAAAAGACCTACAACAACCTAGATGTGTCTGTGACTAAAGCCCTGCAACATCGATCACATTACTTTGAGGGTGTTCTCAAGTGCTACCTGCATGAGACTCTGGAGACCATCATCAACAGGCTAGTGGAAGCAGAG GTTCACCGACTTGTAGTGGTGGATGAAAATGATGTGGTCAAGGGAATTGTATCACTGTCTGACATCCTGCAGGCCCTGGTGCTCACAGGTGGAGAGAAGAAGCCCTGA
- the PRKAG1 gene encoding 5'-AMP-activated protein kinase subunit gamma-1 isoform X1: METVISSDSSPAVENEHPQETPESNNSVYTSFMKSHRCYDLIPTSSKLVVFDTSLQVKKAFFALVTNGVRAAPLWDSKKQSFVGMLTITDFINILHRYYKSALVQIYELEEHKIETWREVYLQDSFKPLVCISPNASLFDAVSSLIRNKIHRLPVIDPESGNTLYILTHKRILKFLKLFITEFPKPEFMSKSLQELQIGTYANIAMVRTTTPVYVALGIFVQHRVSALPVVDEKGRVVDIYSKFDVINLAAEKTYNNLDVSVTKALQHRSHYFEGVLKCYLHETLETIINRLVEAEVHRLVVVDENDVVKGIVSLSDILQALVLTGGEKKP, from the exons GTCATTTCTTCAGATAGCTCCCCAGCTGTGGAAAATGAGCATCCTCAAG AGACCCCAGAATCCAACAACAGCGTGTATACTTCCTTCATGAAATCTCATCGCTGCTATGACCTGATTCCCACAAGCTCCAAATTGGTTGTATTTGATACATCCCTGCAG GTGAAGAAAGCTTTCTTTGCTTTGGTGACTAACGGTGTACGAGCTGCCCCTTTATGGGATAGTAAGAAGCAAAGTTTTGTGG GTATGCTGACCATCACTGATTTCATCAATATTCTGCACCGCTACTATAAATCAGCCTTG GTACAGATCTATGAGCTAGAAGAACACAAGATAGAAACTTGGAGAG AGGTGTACCTCCAGGACTCCTTTAAACCGCTTGTctgcatttctcctaatgccag CTTGTTTGATGCCGTCTCTTCATTAATTCGGAACAAGATCCATAGGCTGCCAGTTATTGACCCAGAATCGGGCAATACTTTGTACATCCTCACCCACAAGCGCATTCTGAAGTTCCTCAAATTGTTC ATCACTGAATTTCCCAAGCCAGAGTTCATGTCCAAGTCTCTGCAAGAGCTACAGATTGGCACCTATGCCAATATTGCTATGGTTCGCACTACCACCCCCGTCTATGTGGCTCTGGGCATCTTTGTACAGCATCGAGTCTCAGCCCTGCCAGTGGTGGATGAGAAGG GGCGTGTGGTGGACATCTACTCCAAGTTTGATGTGATC AATCTGGCAGCAGAAAAGACCTACAACAACCTAGATGTGTCTGTGACTAAAGCCCTGCAACATCGATCACATTACTTTGAGGGTGTTCTCAAGTGCTACCTGCATGAGACTCTGGAGACCATCATCAACAGGCTAGTGGAAGCAGAG GTTCACCGACTTGTAGTGGTGGATGAAAATGATGTGGTCAAGGGAATTGTATCACTGTCTGACATCCTGCAGGCCCTGGTGCTCACAGGTGGAGAGAAGAAGCCCTGA